The following proteins come from a genomic window of Miscanthus floridulus cultivar M001 chromosome 2, ASM1932011v1, whole genome shotgun sequence:
- the LOC136526120 gene encoding probable prolyl 4-hydroxylase 7 isoform X2, translated as MDFCRHLRLAAVLALLLAGCASAASRGAGSFDPSRVVQLSWRPRAFLHKGFLSDAECDHLIVLANDKLEKSMVADNESGKSVQSEVRTSSGMFLEKKQDEVVTRIEERISVWTFLPPENGESIQILHYQNGEKYEPHYDYFHDKNNQALGGHRIATVLMYLSNVEKGGETIFPNAEGKLLQPKDDTWSDCARNGYAVKPVKGDALLFFSLHPDATTDSESLHGSCPVIEGQKWSATKWIHVRSFDHPVKQPGSSDGCEDDNILCPQWAAVGECAKNPNYMVGTKEAPGFCRKSCKVCTE; from the exons ATGGATTTCTGCCGCCACCTCCGTCTCGCCGCGGTGCTCGCGCTCCTCCTCGCTGGCTGCGCCTCTGCGGCGAGCCGGGGCGCTGGTTCCTTCGACCCCTCCCGCGTGGTCCAACTCTCGTGGCGCCCCAG GGCGTTCCTGCACAAGGGTTTCCTGTCGGATGCGGAGTGCGACCACCTCATCGTGCTG GCCAATGACAAGCTGGAGAAGTCTATGGTAGCAGACAACGAGTCCGGTAAGAGCGTCCAGAGTGAGGTGCGCACCAGCTCCGGCATGTTCCTGGAGAAGAAGCAG GATGAAGTAGTAACGAGAATAGAGGAGAGGATATCTGTTTGGACATTTCTTCCACCAG AGAATGGTGAATCCATTCAGATATTACACTATCAGAATGGTGAGAAATACGAACCCCACTATGACTACTTCCATGACAAAAATAATCAAGCCCTGGGTGGTCATCGCATTGCCACTGTGCTCATGTACTTATCAAATGTTGAGAAGGGTGGAGAGACCATCTTCCCCAATGCAGAG GGGAAGCTATTACAACCCAAGGACGACACATGGTCTGATTGTGCAAGAAATGGATATGCAG TTAAACCGGTAAAGGGTGATGCCCTGCTGTTCTTCAGTCTCCACCCTGATGCAACAACGGACTCTGAGAGCTTGCACGGTAGCTGCCCTGTCATCGAAGGCCAGAAGTGGTCCGCAACTAAATGGATCCATGTGAGGTCGTTTGACCACCCTGTCAAGCAGCCGGGTTCCTCTGACGGATGCGAGGACGACAATATCCTCTGTCCCCAGTGGGCGGCCGTGGGTGAGTGCGCCAAGAACCCTAACTACATGGTGGGGACCAAGGAAGCTCCTGGCTTCTGCCGGAAGAGCTGCAAAGTATGCACAGAGTAA
- the LOC136526120 gene encoding probable prolyl 4-hydroxylase 6 isoform X1 — protein sequence MDFCRHLRLAAVLALLLAGCASAASRGAGSFDPSRVVQLSWRPRAFLHKGFLSDAECDHLIVLANDKLEKSMVADNESGKSVQSEVRTSSGMFLEKKQDEVVTRIEERISVWTFLPPGTSKASIKLLKSISFLLIVNNLNSMLLACSENGESIQILHYQNGEKYEPHYDYFHDKNNQALGGHRIATVLMYLSNVEKGGETIFPNAEGKLLQPKDDTWSDCARNGYAVKPVKGDALLFFSLHPDATTDSESLHGSCPVIEGQKWSATKWIHVRSFDHPVKQPGSSDGCEDDNILCPQWAAVGECAKNPNYMVGTKEAPGFCRKSCKVCTE from the exons ATGGATTTCTGCCGCCACCTCCGTCTCGCCGCGGTGCTCGCGCTCCTCCTCGCTGGCTGCGCCTCTGCGGCGAGCCGGGGCGCTGGTTCCTTCGACCCCTCCCGCGTGGTCCAACTCTCGTGGCGCCCCAG GGCGTTCCTGCACAAGGGTTTCCTGTCGGATGCGGAGTGCGACCACCTCATCGTGCTG GCCAATGACAAGCTGGAGAAGTCTATGGTAGCAGACAACGAGTCCGGTAAGAGCGTCCAGAGTGAGGTGCGCACCAGCTCCGGCATGTTCCTGGAGAAGAAGCAG GATGAAGTAGTAACGAGAATAGAGGAGAGGATATCTGTTTGGACATTTCTTCCACCAGGTACCTCGAAAGCTTCAATTAAATTACTCAAAAGCATTTCCTTCCTTTTAATTGTCAACAATCTTAACTCTATGCTTCTGGCATGCTCAGAGAATGGTGAATCCATTCAGATATTACACTATCAGAATGGTGAGAAATACGAACCCCACTATGACTACTTCCATGACAAAAATAATCAAGCCCTGGGTGGTCATCGCATTGCCACTGTGCTCATGTACTTATCAAATGTTGAGAAGGGTGGAGAGACCATCTTCCCCAATGCAGAG GGGAAGCTATTACAACCCAAGGACGACACATGGTCTGATTGTGCAAGAAATGGATATGCAG TTAAACCGGTAAAGGGTGATGCCCTGCTGTTCTTCAGTCTCCACCCTGATGCAACAACGGACTCTGAGAGCTTGCACGGTAGCTGCCCTGTCATCGAAGGCCAGAAGTGGTCCGCAACTAAATGGATCCATGTGAGGTCGTTTGACCACCCTGTCAAGCAGCCGGGTTCCTCTGACGGATGCGAGGACGACAATATCCTCTGTCCCCAGTGGGCGGCCGTGGGTGAGTGCGCCAAGAACCCTAACTACATGGTGGGGACCAAGGAAGCTCCTGGCTTCTGCCGGAAGAGCTGCAAAGTATGCACAGAGTAA
- the LOC136526110 gene encoding glycerol-3-phosphate acyltransferase RAM2-like, producing the protein MEEAVEAVVAAGVEPFPTVDKCDASGLGAHSSVVADLDGTLLRSRSAFPYYALVAFETGGVPRLLLLLLLSPLAAALRLLASESACARVLVFGATAGARVRDVESAARAVLPRFYAADVHPAAWRVFSACSRRRIVLTATPRDFAEPFLRDCLGADAVAGTELATWRGRATGMVRGVLVGRRKAEALREILTADGDGGDAPDVGLGDSRSDYAFMSMCKEAYIVPRAPVEPLPMDQLPRPVIFHDGRLVRRPTPLVALLVVLWFPVGLALACLRIAAGALLPMPLVYYAFWALGVRVLVRGAPPPPRAERATGRSGVLFACSHRTLLDPIFLSAALGRPVAAVTYSLSRLSEFLSPIRTVRLSRDRASDAAMIRDLLAEGDLVICPEGTTCREPFLLRFSALFAELTHEVVPVAMENRMSMFHGTTARGWKGMDPFYFFMNPSPAYVVTFLNKLPPELTCAGGRTSHEVANYIQRLIAATLSYECTSLTRRDKYRALAGNDGVVANPKPKVAS; encoded by the exons atggaggaggcggtggaggctgtgGTTGCGGCTGGAGTGGAGCCGTTCCCCACGGTGGACAAGTGCGACGCCTCGGGCCTCGGCGCGCACTCCTCCGTGGTGGCGGACCTTGACGGCACGCTGCTCCGCTCCCGCAGCGCGTTCCCGTACTACGCGCTGGTGGCCTTCGAGACCGGCGGCGTCccgcgcctcctcctcctgctgctcctGTCCCCGCTGGCCGCCGCGCTGCGCCTCCTGGCGTCGGAGTCCGCGTGCGCGCGCGTGCTGGTGTTCGGTGCCACGGCGGGCGCCCGTGTCCGCGACGTCGAGTCCGCGGCGCGCGCCGTGCTTCCCCGGTTCTACGCCGCCGACGTGCACCCGGCCGCGTGGCGCGTCTTCTCGGCGTGCTCCCGGAGGCGCATCGTGCTCACGGCCACGCCCAGGGACTTCGCCGAGCCCTTCCTCAGGGACTGCCTCGGCGCCGACGCCGTCGCGGGCACCGAGCTCGCCACGTGGCGCGGCCGCGCCACGGGCATGGTGAGGGGCGTCCTCGTCGGCAGGCGCAAGGCCGAGGCGCTAAGGGAGATCTTGACCGCCGACGGCGATGGCGGCGACGCGCCCGACGTCGGACTCGGGGACAGCCGCTCCGACTACGCCTTCATGAGCATGTGCAAG GAGGCGTACATCGTACCGCGCGCGCCGGTGGAGCCATTGCCCATGGACCAGCTGCCTCGTCCGGTCATCTTCCACGACGGCCGCCTGGTGCGACGGCCGACGCCGCTGGTGGCGCTGCTCGTCGTGCTCTGGTTCCCCGTGGGGCTTGCGCTCGCCTGTCTGCGCATCGCGGCGGGGGCGCTGCTGCCCATGCCGCTGGTGTACTACGCCTTCTGGGCGCTGGGCGTGCGCGTCCTGGTGCgtggcgcgccgccgccgccgcgcgccgagCGCGCCACGGGCCGGAGCGGCGTCCTCTTCGCCTGCTCGCACCGGACGCTGCTGGACCCCATCTTCCTGTCCGCCGCGCTGGGCCGCCCCGTCGCGGCCGTCACCTACTCGCTCTCCCGCCTCTCCGAGTTCCTGTCGCCCATCCGGACGGTGCGCCTGTCGCGGGACCGCGCGTCGGACGCCGCCATGATCCGTGACCTGCTGGCGGAGGGCGACCTGGTCATCTGCCCCGAGGGGACCACGTGCCGGGAGCCCTTCCTGCTGCGCTTCTCCGCGCTCTTCGCCGAGCTCACCCACGAGGTGGTGCCCGTCGCCATGGAGAACCGGATGAGCATGTTCCACGGCACCACGGCCAGGGGCTGGAAGGGGATGGACCCGTTCTACTTCTTCATGAACCCGAGCCCGGCGTACGTCGTCACCTTCCTCAACAAGCTCCCGCCGGAGCTCACCTGCGCCGGCGGCAGGACCAGCCACGAGGTGGCCAACTACATCCAGAGGCTCATCGCCGCCACGCTCTCCTACGAGTGCACAAGCCTCACCAGGAGGGACAAGTACCGGGCGCTTGCAGGAAACGACGGAGTCGTCGCCAACCCAAAGCCAAAGGTTGCTAGCTAA